A window of Microcystis aeruginosa FD4 contains these coding sequences:
- a CDS encoding Uma2 family endonuclease, with protein MTTLDILPEVTCPPTDLWSDEPPLESDLHLQQIIILLSCLELLWQEKNDYYASGNLTIYYNEEQLKKRDFCGPDFFVVLDTEKRPRKSWVVWGEQGKYPNVIVEILSDSTANIDRNKKKILYQNTFRTPNYFWFDPNTLEWQGFRLIEGQYQAISANEQGYLWSEQLGLYLGIFDQKLRYFTVDGQLVPTPQEAELEQRQAKEQILLEKEQILLEREQILLEKEQERQAKEQALLEKEQALLEKEQERQAKEKLAAKLRELGINPETI; from the coding sequence ATGACAACTCTCGACATTTTACCAGAAGTTACCTGTCCCCCCACCGATTTATGGAGTGATGAACCACCCTTGGAAAGTGATTTACACCTGCAACAGATCATAATTCTTCTCAGTTGTCTAGAATTATTATGGCAAGAGAAAAACGATTACTACGCTTCCGGTAATCTGACTATCTACTATAACGAAGAACAACTGAAAAAGCGCGATTTCTGTGGTCCTGATTTTTTTGTGGTTTTAGATACAGAAAAACGTCCCCGCAAAAGTTGGGTGGTTTGGGGAGAACAGGGGAAATATCCCAATGTAATCGTCGAGATTCTTTCCGATTCTACGGCCAATATTGACCGCAATAAAAAGAAAATTCTCTATCAAAATACTTTTCGCACTCCTAATTATTTTTGGTTCGATCCTAATACGTTAGAATGGCAAGGATTTAGACTAATTGAAGGACAATATCAAGCTATTTCTGCCAATGAGCAGGGTTATCTATGGAGTGAACAGTTAGGATTATATTTAGGCATATTTGACCAGAAACTGCGTTATTTTACCGTCGATGGTCAATTGGTTCCCACTCCCCAAGAAGCTGAATTAGAGCAAAGACAAGCAAAGGAACAGATTCTTTTAGAAAAGGAACAGATTCTTTTAGAAAGGGAACAGATTCTTTTAGAAAAGGAACAGGAACGACAGGCAAAAGAACAGGCTCTTTTAGAAAAAGAACAGGCTCTTTTAGAAAAAGAACAAGAACGACAAGCTAAGGAAAAATTAGCGGCAAAATTACGAGAATTAGGCATCAATCCTGAGACAATTTAG
- a CDS encoding HlyD family secretion protein, with protein sequence MARSHPVPNLPVAPEKRQFNPRLLLPLAVVIAAGYLGWRHFAPVPPATVLNVSGRIEADETDIGAKTGGRVDQILVREGDRVKAGQVIAVIVDEEVNQQLQAAIASVHAARQEEAQALLDISVAESRIQEAEANLAQAKEDSSGRVSQASANVAAGQAAVEQAKAEVKQAEAAIIRAEAQLKLALADRERYDQLFRQGVVSQQQFDRTRTDADAAKADLDTAKATLVARQAAVNTARQQLRAAQGNLAQTRSTALNSVIRSNQLSAYQQQKEQAKARLAIARANLQAAIANQQQLQKRLDSMQVKSPINGIVQDRPLQPGAVVTSGKTLLTVIDPQSIYLRAYIPEGDIGKIYVGKPAQVFLDSDPDRPLAAKVSAIDLKAAFTPENIYFQKDRVRQVFGVRLAIDQSQTYAKPGMPADAKIDLK encoded by the coding sequence ATGGCTCGATCGCACCCCGTTCCTAACTTGCCAGTAGCCCCGGAAAAACGGCAATTCAACCCGCGGTTGCTGTTGCCCCTAGCTGTTGTGATTGCCGCCGGTTATCTCGGTTGGCGACATTTTGCCCCTGTCCCCCCAGCTACGGTACTCAATGTCAGTGGCAGGATTGAAGCAGACGAAACTGATATCGGGGCAAAAACTGGCGGACGAGTAGATCAAATTTTAGTCCGGGAGGGCGATCGAGTCAAAGCAGGACAAGTGATCGCAGTAATCGTCGATGAGGAAGTTAATCAACAACTGCAAGCAGCGATCGCGTCTGTTCACGCCGCCCGACAAGAGGAAGCACAAGCATTGTTAGATATTAGCGTGGCCGAAAGTCGCATTCAAGAAGCCGAGGCCAATTTAGCCCAAGCAAAAGAAGACTCCTCCGGACGAGTTAGCCAAGCGAGTGCCAACGTTGCTGCCGGTCAAGCGGCAGTAGAACAGGCAAAAGCGGAGGTAAAACAGGCAGAAGCGGCAATAATCAGGGCAGAAGCCCAATTAAAACTGGCTTTAGCCGATCGGGAACGTTACGATCAACTATTTAGGCAAGGAGTAGTTAGCCAGCAACAATTCGATCGCACCCGCACCGATGCCGACGCAGCCAAAGCAGACTTAGACACCGCTAAAGCGACTCTCGTGGCACGACAAGCCGCCGTTAACACTGCCAGGCAGCAACTGCGAGCAGCGCAGGGAAATTTAGCCCAAACCCGTTCCACCGCCCTTAATTCCGTCATTCGCAGTAATCAGTTAAGTGCTTACCAACAACAAAAAGAACAAGCTAAGGCCCGATTGGCCATAGCCCGGGCAAATTTACAAGCAGCGATCGCTAATCAACAACAATTACAAAAACGTCTCGACTCCATGCAGGTAAAAAGTCCCATTAATGGCATCGTTCAGGATCGTCCCTTGCAACCCGGGGCCGTAGTTACCAGTGGGAAAACCCTGCTCACCGTCATCGATCCCCAATCGATCTATCTGCGCGCCTATATACCAGAAGGGGACATCGGCAAAATTTATGTGGGCAAACCAGCGCAGGTATTTCTCGACTCCGATCCCGATCGCCCCTTAGCTGCTAAAGTGAGTGCGATCGATCTAAAAGCTGCCTTTACTCCCGAAAATATTTACTTCCAAAAAGATCGCGTCCGGCAGGTATTTGGGGTGAGATTGGCGATCGATCAGTCGCAAACCTACGCTAAACCCGGGATGCCCGCCGATGCTAAAATTGACTTGAAATAG
- a CDS encoding aldo/keto reductase: MQYRRFGRTNLQMPVFSCGGMRYQFQWQDLPMSQIPDENQGNLEAIINKSLEVGINHIETARGYGTSEMQLGKILPQLPREKIIVQTKVSPSQDVREFRRKFEQSLQFLRLDYVDLLGIHGINTEEILDDTMAEGGCWQEAKKLQQQGKVRFIGFSTHAPTDIIVKTIATNCYDYLNLHWYYIFQNNWLAIEAAKQQDMGVFIISPSDKGGHLYNPPPKLVALCSPLSPMVFNDLFCLSHPAVHTLSIGAAQPTDFDEHLKTLPLLDRAEEILPAIIERLQGEMINCLGDNWVKTWSMGLPSWENTPNHINIRSILWLRNLAIAYDMIDFAKARYNLLGNGGHWFPGQQAKEVEKLDLTACLAASPHADKITYLLAETHRLLSGETVQRLSSS; this comes from the coding sequence ATGCAGTATCGTCGTTTCGGTCGCACTAATCTACAAATGCCGGTGTTTTCCTGTGGGGGAATGCGCTATCAATTTCAGTGGCAGGATTTGCCAATGTCGCAAATTCCCGACGAGAATCAAGGCAATTTAGAGGCAATCATTAATAAATCTCTGGAAGTGGGGATTAATCACATCGAAACCGCTAGGGGTTACGGCACTTCCGAGATGCAATTAGGCAAAATTTTGCCGCAATTACCGAGGGAAAAGATTATCGTGCAGACGAAAGTTTCTCCTAGTCAAGATGTGCGGGAATTTCGCCGTAAATTTGAGCAATCCTTGCAATTTTTACGGTTAGATTATGTGGATTTGTTGGGTATCCATGGCATCAACACCGAGGAAATTCTCGATGACACTATGGCTGAGGGCGGTTGTTGGCAAGAGGCGAAAAAATTACAGCAACAGGGAAAAGTTCGTTTTATCGGTTTCTCGACTCATGCACCAACTGATATAATTGTCAAGACTATTGCAACAAATTGTTACGATTACCTCAATCTGCACTGGTACTATATTTTTCAGAATAACTGGCTGGCCATAGAAGCGGCAAAACAGCAGGATATGGGCGTTTTTATCATTAGTCCCTCCGATAAGGGCGGCCATCTCTACAATCCTCCCCCTAAACTCGTCGCTCTCTGTTCTCCTCTCAGTCCGATGGTTTTTAATGACCTATTCTGTCTCAGTCATCCGGCCGTTCATACCCTGAGTATCGGTGCAGCGCAACCCACAGATTTTGATGAACACCTGAAAACTTTACCCTTACTCGATCGAGCCGAGGAGATTTTACCGGCAATTATCGAGAGATTGCAAGGGGAGATGATCAACTGTTTAGGCGATAATTGGGTGAAAACTTGGTCTATGGGTTTACCTAGCTGGGAAAATACCCCCAATCACATCAATATTCGTTCTATCCTCTGGTTACGCAATCTCGCTATCGCCTACGATATGATTGACTTTGCCAAGGCCAGATACAATCTCTTGGGGAATGGGGGTCATTGGTTCCCTGGTCAACAGGCAAAAGAGGTAGAAAAACTCGATTTAACTGCCTGTTTAGCCGCTAGTCCCCACGCTGATAAAATTACCTATCTTCTCGCCGAAACTCATCGATTATTGTCGGGAGAGACGGTACAACGCTTAAGCAGTAGTTAA
- a CDS encoding Uma2 family endonuclease produces the protein MTTLDILPEVTCPPTDLWSDEPPLESDLHLQQIIILLSCLELLWQEKNDYYASGNLTIYYNEEQLKKRDFCGPDFFVVLDTEKRPRKSWVVWGEQGKYPNVIVEILSDSTANIDRNKKKILYQNTFRTPNYFGFDPNTLEWQGFRLIEGQYQAISANEQGYLWSEQLGLYLGIFDRKLRYFTVDGQLVPTPQEAELEQRQAKEQILLEREQERQAKEQALLEKEQALLEKEQERQAKEKLAAKLRELGINPETI, from the coding sequence ATGACAACTCTCGACATTTTACCAGAAGTTACCTGTCCCCCCACCGATTTATGGAGTGATGAACCACCCTTGGAAAGTGATTTACACCTGCAACAGATCATAATTCTTCTCAGTTGTCTAGAATTATTATGGCAAGAGAAAAACGATTACTACGCTTCCGGTAATCTGACTATCTACTATAACGAAGAACAACTGAAAAAGCGCGATTTCTGCGGTCCTGATTTTTTTGTGGTTTTAGATACAGAAAAACGTCCCCGCAAAAGTTGGGTGGTTTGGGGAGAACAGGGGAAATATCCCAATGTAATCGTCGAGATTCTTTCCGATTCTACGGCCAATATTGACCGCAATAAAAAGAAAATTCTCTATCAAAATACTTTTCGCACTCCTAATTATTTTGGGTTCGATCCTAATACGTTAGAATGGCAAGGATTTAGACTAATTGAAGGACAATATCAAGCTATTTCTGCCAATGAGCAGGGTTATCTATGGAGTGAACAGTTAGGATTATATTTAGGCATATTTGACCGGAAACTGCGTTATTTTACCGTCGATGGTCAATTGGTTCCCACTCCCCAAGAAGCTGAATTAGAGCAAAGACAAGCAAAGGAACAGATTCTTTTAGAAAGGGAACAGGAACGACAAGCAAAAGAACAGGCTCTTTTAGAAAAAGAACAGGCTCTTTTAGAAAAAGAACAAGAACGACAAGCTAAGGAAAAATTAGCGGCAAAATTACGAGAATTAGGCATCAATCCTGAGACAATTTAG
- a CDS encoding ABC transporter ATP-binding protein encodes MVSPTDSSLSPVIEVVNLQKNYGNFAAVRGINFQVYPGEIFGLIGPDGAGKTTTFHILGGVINPSGGYVDLEGKKPRHVRQTIGYLTQQFSLYLDLSIDENLRYVANLRRVTERDWQARRDKYLTLMNLKGIGDRLAGQLSGGMKQKLALCCALISRPQILLLDEPTTGVDPVSRREFWDILATLAREGITIVVATPYLDEAERCHRIALMYEGEIHEIGTLSQLRQRLGLQRLEIRSPDIAATAEKILLLVDGQNINDVQLFGDRLDVLTGNPQQATRIIQNAIDHLSAIHPSEATLENVFVTRLRQQGSDPPFIPLPKFKSETITTGIAIDARDLRKTFANFCAVKGVTLTIDYGEIYGWGKRCGKNHHD; translated from the coding sequence ATGGTTTCCCCCACCGATAGCTCTTTATCCCCCGTAATTGAAGTCGTCAACCTCCAGAAAAACTACGGCAATTTTGCCGCCGTCAGAGGGATAAATTTCCAAGTCTATCCAGGGGAAATTTTTGGCTTAATTGGTCCAGATGGAGCGGGAAAAACCACCACCTTTCACATTCTGGGCGGGGTGATCAACCCATCGGGTGGTTATGTGGATTTAGAGGGAAAAAAGCCCCGTCACGTCCGTCAAACTATCGGCTATTTAACCCAACAATTTTCCCTCTATCTTGACCTCAGCATTGATGAAAACCTGCGTTATGTGGCCAATTTGCGCCGAGTAACCGAGAGGGATTGGCAAGCGCGTCGGGATAAATATTTAACTTTAATGAACCTGAAGGGCATCGGCGATCGCCTTGCTGGTCAACTTTCCGGGGGCATGAAACAAAAACTCGCCCTCTGTTGCGCCCTGATTTCCCGTCCCCAAATCCTACTTCTCGATGAACCCACCACCGGAGTTGATCCCGTCTCTCGGCGAGAATTTTGGGATATTTTAGCCACTTTAGCCCGCGAAGGTATAACAATTGTGGTGGCTACTCCCTACCTCGATGAAGCGGAACGTTGTCACCGCATCGCTTTGATGTACGAGGGAGAAATTCACGAGATCGGAACCCTCAGCCAATTGCGCCAACGCCTCGGTTTACAACGTCTGGAAATTCGATCGCCCGATATCGCCGCTACCGCCGAAAAAATACTTCTTTTGGTAGATGGACAAAATATTAATGACGTGCAGTTATTTGGTGATCGTCTAGATGTGTTAACTGGCAATCCCCAGCAAGCAACCAGAATTATTCAGAATGCGATCGATCATCTCAGCGCTATCCACCCTAGCGAGGCAACCCTAGAAAACGTCTTTGTCACCCGTTTGCGACAACAGGGTTCCGATCCCCCTTTTATCCCCTTACCAAAGTTTAAATCCGAGACCATCACCACGGGAATAGCGATCGATGCTAGGGATTTGCGGAAAACCTTCGCTAATTTTTGCGCCGTCAAAGGTGTTACTTTAACCATTGACTACGGAGAAATATACGGGTGGGGCAAACGGTGCGGGAAAAACCACCACGATTAA
- a CDS encoding Uma2 family endonuclease — protein MTTLDILPEVTCPPTDLWSDEPPLESDLHLQQIIILLSCLELLWQEKNDYYASGNLTIYYNEEQLKKRDFCGPDFFVVLDTEKRPRKSWVVWGEQGKYPNVIVEILSDSTANIDRNKKKILYQNTFRTPNYFWFDPNTLEWQGFRLIEGQYQAISANEQGYLWSEQLGLYLGIFDQKLRYFTVDGQLVPTPQEAELEQRQAKEQILLEKEQILLEREQILLEREQERQAKEQALLEKEQILSEKEQERQAKEQALLEKEQERQAKERLAAKLRELGINPQTI, from the coding sequence ATGACAACTCTCGACATTTTACCAGAAGTTACCTGTCCCCCCACCGATTTATGGAGTGATGAACCACCCTTGGAAAGTGATTTACACCTGCAACAGATCATAATTCTTCTCAGTTGTCTAGAATTATTATGGCAAGAGAAAAACGATTACTACGCTTCCGGTAATCTGACTATCTACTATAACGAAGAACAACTGAAAAAGCGCGATTTCTGTGGTCCTGATTTTTTTGTGGTTTTAGATACAGAAAAACGTCCCCGCAAAAGTTGGGTGGTTTGGGGAGAACAGGGGAAATATCCCAATGTAATCGTCGAGATTCTTTCCGATTCTACGGCCAATATTGACCGCAATAAAAAGAAAATTCTCTATCAAAATACTTTTCGCACTCCTAATTATTTTTGGTTCGATCCTAATACGTTAGAATGGCAAGGATTTAGACTAATTGAAGGACAATATCAAGCTATTTCTGCCAATGAGCAGGGTTATCTATGGAGTGAACAGTTAGGATTATATTTAGGCATATTTGACCAGAAACTGCGTTATTTTACCGTCGATGGTCAATTGGTTCCCACTCCCCAAGAAGCTGAATTAGAGCAAAGACAAGCAAAGGAACAGATTCTTTTAGAAAAGGAACAGATTCTTTTAGAAAGGGAACAGATTCTTTTAGAAAGGGAACAGGAACGACAGGCAAAAGAACAGGCTCTTTTAGAAAAAGAACAGATTCTTTCAGAAAAGGAACAGGAACGACAGGCAAAAGAACAGGCTCTTTTAGAAAAAGAACAGGAACGACAAGCTAAGGAAAGATTAGCCGCAAAATTACGAGAATTAGGCATCAATCCCCAGACAATTTAG
- a CDS encoding Uma2 family endonuclease, giving the protein MTTLDILPEVTCPPTDLWSDEPPLESDLHLQQIIILLSCLELLWQEKNDYYASGNLTIYYNEEQLKKRDFCGPDFFVVLDTEKRPRKSWVVWGEQGKYPNVIVEILSDSTANIDRNKKKILYQNTFRTPNYFWFDPNTLEWQGFRLIEGQYQAISANEQGYLWSEQLGLYLGIFDQKLRYFTVDGQLVPTPQEAELEQRQAKEQILLEKEQILLEREQILLEREQERQAKEQALLEKEQERQAKEKLAAKLRELGINPETI; this is encoded by the coding sequence ATGACAACTCTCGACATTTTACCAGAAGTTACCTGTCCCCCCACCGATTTATGGAGTGATGAACCACCCTTGGAAAGTGATTTACACCTGCAACAGATCATAATTCTTCTCAGTTGTCTAGAATTATTATGGCAAGAGAAAAACGATTACTACGCTTCCGGTAATCTGACTATCTACTATAACGAAGAACAACTGAAAAAGCGCGATTTCTGTGGTCCTGATTTTTTTGTGGTTTTAGATACAGAAAAACGTCCCCGCAAAAGTTGGGTGGTTTGGGGAGAACAGGGGAAATACCCCAATGTAATCGTCGAGATTCTTTCCGATTCTACGGCCAATATTGACCGCAATAAAAAGAAAATTCTCTATCAAAATACTTTTCGCACTCCTAATTATTTTTGGTTCGATCCTAATACGTTAGAATGGCAAGGATTTAGACTAATTGAAGGACAATATCAAGCTATTTCTGCCAATGAGCAGGGTTATCTATGGAGTGAACAGTTAGGATTATATTTAGGCATATTTGACCAGAAACTGCGTTATTTTACCGTCGATGGTCAATTGGTTCCCACTCCCCAAGAAGCTGAATTAGAGCAAAGACAAGCAAAGGAACAGATTCTTTTAGAAAAGGAACAGATTCTTTTAGAAAGGGAACAGATTCTTTTAGAAAGGGAACAGGAACGACAGGCAAAAGAACAGGCTCTTTTAGAAAAAGAACAAGAACGACAAGCTAAGGAAAAATTAGCGGCAAAATTACGAGAATTAGGCATCAATCCTGAGACAATTTAG
- a CDS encoding Uma2 family endonuclease, with product MTTLDILPEVTCPPTDLWSDEPPLESDLHLQQIIILLSCLELLWQEKNDYYASGNLTIYYNEEQLKKRDFCGPDFFVVLDTEKRPRKSWVVWGEQGKYPNVIVEILSDSTANIDRNKKKILYQNTFRTPNYFWFDPNTLEWQGFRLIEGQYQAISANEQGYLWSEQLGLYLGIFDRKLRYFTVDGQLVPTPQEAELEQRQAKEQILLEREQERQAKEQALLEKEQERQAKEQIFLEKEQERQAKEQALLEKEQERQAKEKLAAKLRELGINPETI from the coding sequence ATGACAACTCTCGACATTTTACCAGAAGTTACCTGTCCCCCCACCGATTTATGGAGTGATGAACCACCCTTGGAAAGTGATTTACACCTGCAACAGATCATAATTCTTCTCAGTTGTCTAGAATTATTATGGCAAGAGAAAAACGATTACTACGCTTCCGGTAATCTGACTATCTACTATAACGAAGAACAACTGAAAAAGCGCGATTTCTGCGGTCCTGATTTTTTTGTGGTTTTAGATACAGAAAAACGTCCCCGCAAAAGTTGGGTGGTTTGGGGAGAACAGGGAAAATATCCCAATGTAATCGTCGAGATTCTTTCCGATTCTACGGCCAATATTGACCGCAATAAAAAGAAAATTCTCTATCAAAATACTTTTCGCACTCCTAATTATTTTTGGTTCGATCCTAATACGTTAGAATGGCAAGGATTTAGACTAATTGAAGGACAATATCAAGCTATTTCTGCCAATGAGCAGGGTTATCTATGGAGTGAACAGTTAGGATTATATTTAGGCATATTTGACCGGAAACTGCGTTATTTTACCGTCGATGGTCAATTGGTTCCCACTCCCCAAGAAGCTGAATTAGAGCAAAGACAAGCAAAGGAACAGATTCTTTTAGAAAGGGAACAGGAACGACAGGCAAAAGAACAGGCTCTTTTAGAAAAGGAACAGGAACGACAGGCAAAGGAACAGATTTTTTTAGAAAAGGAACAGGAACGACAGGCAAAAGAACAGGCTCTTTTAGAAAAAGAACAAGAACGACAAGCTAAGGAAAAATTAGCGGCAAAATTACGAGAATTAGGCATCAATCCTGAGACAATTTAG
- the cobO gene encoding cob(I)yrinic acid a,c-diamide adenosyltransferase, protein MQLTPEQYKEKMQRRKAIQEERLAEKIAEKGLIIVNTGDGKGKTTAALGMVLRSLGHGYKVAVVQFIKGAWEPAEQKIFSVWGEQIEFYAMGEGFTWETQDRERDIEKAQEAWQKALTFLENPQYQLILLDEINIALKLGYLDIQEVIAGLARKPDNCHVILTGRGALPELIEIADLVTEMKLIKHPFRQQGVKAQPGIEF, encoded by the coding sequence ATGCAACTCACTCCCGAACAATACAAAGAAAAAATGCAGCGCCGCAAGGCAATCCAAGAGGAACGTTTAGCCGAAAAAATCGCTGAGAAAGGTTTAATTATCGTTAATACCGGCGATGGCAAGGGAAAAACCACGGCAGCCCTCGGTATGGTTTTACGTTCCCTCGGTCATGGTTACAAAGTGGCGGTGGTACAATTCATCAAAGGTGCTTGGGAACCCGCCGAACAAAAGATTTTTAGTGTTTGGGGGGAACAAATCGAGTTTTATGCTATGGGGGAAGGTTTCACCTGGGAAACTCAAGACAGGGAAAGAGATATAGAGAAAGCCCAAGAAGCATGGCAAAAAGCCCTAACTTTTCTCGAAAATCCCCAATATCAATTAATTTTACTCGATGAGATCAATATCGCCCTTAAACTTGGCTATCTGGATATTCAGGAAGTTATCGCTGGTTTAGCCCGAAAACCCGATAATTGCCACGTTATTCTCACTGGTAGAGGAGCTTTACCCGAATTAATCGAGATAGCGGATTTAGTCACGGAAATGAAGTTAATTAAACATCCCTTTCGTCAACAGGGAGTGAAAGCGCAACCCGGCATCGAATTTTAA
- the map gene encoding type I methionyl aminopeptidase codes for MGNDTITLLSSREIEKMRRAGRLAAKLLDHLADMVKPGVSTLEINDEAERWTRAHGAKSAPLGYHGFPKSICTSINEVICHGIPSANQILKDGDIINIDVTPILEGYHGDTSCTFFVGTPSPLAKKLVEVTRECLQRGIDAVQPGGKIGDIGAAIQEYAEGQGFSVVRDFVGHGISNVFHTGPQVPHYGIRGKGKTIRPGMVFTIEPMINEGTWQHILLKDGWTAITKDGKLSAQFEHTIAVTETGVEILTVPD; via the coding sequence ATGGGCAACGATACCATCACCTTACTCTCTTCCCGGGAAATTGAAAAAATGCGTCGAGCCGGACGATTAGCGGCTAAACTGTTAGACCATCTGGCAGATATGGTTAAACCGGGGGTAAGTACCCTAGAAATCAATGACGAGGCAGAACGTTGGACTCGCGCCCATGGAGCCAAAAGTGCGCCCCTAGGATACCATGGTTTTCCTAAGTCCATCTGTACTAGCATTAACGAGGTTATCTGTCACGGCATCCCCAGCGCCAATCAAATCCTCAAAGACGGCGATATTATTAACATTGATGTCACCCCGATTTTAGAAGGTTATCACGGTGATACCTCGTGCACTTTCTTTGTCGGTACTCCCTCCCCCTTGGCCAAAAAGTTAGTGGAAGTGACCAGAGAATGTCTGCAAAGAGGCATAGATGCAGTGCAGCCGGGGGGTAAAATCGGCGATATCGGCGCCGCTATCCAAGAATACGCCGAAGGACAAGGATTTTCGGTGGTTAGAGATTTTGTCGGTCATGGTATCAGTAATGTTTTTCACACCGGTCCGCAGGTTCCCCACTACGGCATTCGCGGCAAAGGCAAAACAATTCGCCCCGGCATGGTATTCACCATTGAACCAATGATTAATGAGGGAACTTGGCAACATATTCTCTTAAAAGACGGTTGGACTGCTATTACTAAAGATGGTAAACTTTCGGCCCAATTTGAACACACCATCGCCGTCACCGAAACTGGTGTCGAAATTCTCACTGTACCCGATTAA
- the pstS gene encoding phosphate ABC transporter substrate-binding protein PstS, which yields MIFSTATLTRVCAVSFATAAALAGTMGEAFAQTLNGAGASFPAPLYQRYFADYKNATGVTVNYNSVGSGAGIRQFIAGTVDFGASDAAPSSSEKSQMKNGLLLVPTAGGAVAVVYNLPGVNNLQISRANLGKIFSGEITNWKQVDPKLPDRPIKVVVRADGSGTTEIFTSHLSAISPSFKSKVGTSKEPNWGFTVLKGPKNDGVAALVRQTEGSIGYVQDTFARKNEGATMRTAKVQNKAGQFVEPSLAQANKAMEGIKFNADFTANMDDPGSGYPIVGITWLLVPRDYADNKKAAEIKRLLTWILTTGQGIGGDSVVVMAA from the coding sequence CTGATATTCTCAACTGCTACCCTAACTCGTGTGTGTGCTGTCTCCTTCGCCACGGCAGCAGCCCTAGCAGGGACGATGGGAGAAGCTTTCGCCCAAACCCTGAACGGTGCGGGAGCCTCCTTTCCCGCGCCCCTATACCAGCGTTATTTTGCCGACTATAAAAACGCCACTGGTGTCACCGTTAACTATAATTCCGTCGGTAGCGGTGCTGGTATTCGGCAATTTATCGCCGGAACCGTCGATTTTGGGGCTTCCGATGCCGCTCCTTCTTCCTCGGAAAAAAGCCAGATGAAAAACGGTTTATTGCTGGTTCCCACCGCCGGAGGAGCCGTCGCCGTGGTTTATAATCTGCCGGGGGTAAATAATCTGCAAATTTCCAGGGCTAACCTGGGTAAAATCTTCAGTGGCGAGATCACCAACTGGAAACAAGTGGATCCGAAACTGCCCGACCGACCCATTAAAGTGGTGGTTAGAGCCGACGGTAGTGGTACTACGGAGATTTTTACCTCTCACCTGAGTGCTATTAGTCCTTCTTTCAAAAGTAAAGTGGGAACCAGCAAAGAACCTAACTGGGGTTTTACCGTTCTCAAAGGACCGAAAAATGATGGTGTGGCAGCCCTGGTTAGACAAACAGAAGGCTCGATCGGTTACGTTCAAGATACCTTTGCCCGCAAAAACGAAGGGGCAACCATGAGAACTGCTAAAGTTCAAAATAAAGCCGGTCAATTTGTTGAACCGAGTCTCGCTCAAGCTAACAAAGCTATGGAAGGGATCAAGTTTAACGCCGATTTTACCGCTAATATGGACGATCCGGGCAGTGGTTATCCGATCGTCGGGATTACTTGGTTATTAGTACCGAGAGACTATGCTGATAACAAAAAAGCGGCGGAAATTAAAAGACTGTTGACTTGGATTCTGACCACTGGTCAAGGAATCGGTGGTGATTCGGTAGTAGTGATGGCGGCTTAA
- a CDS encoding phenylpyruvate tautomerase MIF-related protein, giving the protein MPLIKIQTSVTSLDDETVNQLLQSLSAKLGKHLRKPESYVMTALESGIKMTFAGTFEPVCYVEIKSVGSISAAQTKSMSSDFCQEIEAYLGIPKNRIYLEFAEAKGDLWGWNGSTFG; this is encoded by the coding sequence ATGCCTCTAATTAAAATTCAAACTTCTGTCACCTCCCTCGATGATGAGACGGTTAATCAACTTTTGCAGAGTCTTTCGGCTAAATTAGGTAAACATCTCCGGAAACCGGAATCCTATGTGATGACAGCTTTAGAATCGGGTATAAAAATGACTTTTGCTGGCACTTTTGAGCCGGTGTGTTATGTGGAGATTAAAAGTGTTGGTTCTATTTCTGCCGCTCAAACTAAAAGCATGAGTAGTGATTTTTGTCAAGAAATTGAGGCTTATTTAGGAATACCGAAAAATCGTATTTATCTAGAATTTGCCGAGGCGAAAGGTGATCTTTGGGGATGGAATGGCAGTACTTTTGGTTAA